In the Primulina eburnea isolate SZY01 chromosome 15, ASM2296580v1, whole genome shotgun sequence genome, ACTAGCATCAACAGACTGAAAGGAAAACAAACCTGAATACGAGCACCAGTCCTTGCTTGCATGTTCTTAATGGTTTCACCTCCTTTGCCGATTACAAGACCCACCTGAAAATTTTCATTGATTCTAATTAATGGGTAAAAAACATAAACAACAAGCATGCTATTACCTTGTTGTTGGGAACCATAATCACAAACGGATCAGTTCCTGATGGTTGCCCAGCCATTCTCCGAGAAACAACACCGGAACCACCTGCCTCAGCCTGTTTGGGTAAATATGTTATAGCCAGAATCAGTTTGATCAAAATATTAGCCATCAAATTGCTTTGTACATGTACCTCAGAAAGAACATCACTGATCAACTGCTCAGCCTTGGCTATTTGGTCAGGAGTACCTGTGAGCTCAACACCTCTTGTAACAGAATTTGGATCCACATCCATGTCTCTGGTCACCTGAATCTTAGCACCAGACTGAAGCTGAAGGTATTTAATAGTCTCCCCACCTTTGCCAATAATCACGCCTACCCTGCCATTTGGTATATCAATTTTCTTGCTCGGACCTGGATAACCATAGGATGCACCTGTTGGTGGACCGCTTAGACCCATACCCATAGGCTTGTGAACAAAACCTGCATTCAAACATAATGGCATCAGGGTGCAAGCCCCATAACTAGATTCTCACATATGGCATAGcatgcatacttgaacatatatGTATAAACTAAGAGATAAAACAAGTCATCAAGTACAACTGAAAGTAATATCAATCAATGCATAACGTATAAACCAAGAAGCAACAAATTCAGGCCCGGTAACTACATTCTCAGAAACCAAAAAATGCGTAAGCTCATATAAATGCAATACAAAATTGAACAGTGAAGTATAAACTCATAGCTAAATGAAACTCAAGTTTACAAGAACACCAAGCAATCTGAACACGCGCTCGTGTAAAAACATTGGATAACAAAGATGACACGATGTGTGAACACAAAATGATACTAAAGCAAGAAACATCACCAttaaaaaagttaaaaaaagTATAGAGAAAACCATCACCAGCATCACTCGAATCAAATCCCCCGCCACCATCTCCGTTTTCAACTCTCGCTCTTTTCATCGGATCCACGTTGTTCAAAAGCCTAGCGGCGATTTCTTGAGCCTTTCGTTTTGCCAACTCGATCTCGCTCATAGGAGGGGGGACGCTGTTATACGATGTAGGGGGAGCGGAAGAGTCCGGGCCCAACGAAAACCCCGTAGCCCTACGAGGCGCCGGCGAAGTAGAAGTCTGGTGGTCCTCGTACTTGCGCTTGTTGGATTCTGAGTACTGCAGCTCTTCCGCCATTAGAGTAGATAGCAAAAACCCTAGACGGCGAATGGAGAGGATTAGACAGTGAAATAATAGGATGTGGGGAGCCCGATTTTCTTTTATATTCGGCGAGGAAACAGTAGatttttatacaatatatttcatttttacTGTTTGACCCCGATATTTAGTCTAATTTGCGTTTTGGGCCGCCTTCTTATCGcggcgatttttttttttaataacgaGATTCCATGGACATGACCCTAGCGTGTAATAAGTTGTGATACGTGCTAAAGTTTTTTGACACTGAAACTATAcgaatttatataattaatattatattttgaatattttttgcttgcttgaaaatttatttaaagaaaACAACAAAATTTGTATAAATGCAAAAAATTATGgaaattaaaaaatacaaatttttttaaaaataaatattattcgaATTTTCCATTCTAAACTTCTACAAACTCATATATAAATTGATAAAAATGTATTGTAAAAATCCTTATTCGATATAAATTCAAACAAAATCCATAAGCACCATGACCACATTGTACAATAACACATAACAAGGTGTCACCACGATGGACAAAACAACTAGAATATCTGCCTTTCCTTGGCATTTACACGTTAAAAAGCTCCATGCCGTTTGATTTATTTTCCACAAATGCATGCAGCCAAAGCTGCCACAAAAACAAGCAAGGGCACTTATTTGGTCCACCAGTGAAGGAAATCCTTGCGCCGGTTGATCTTCTTCTGCAGCTGTAGAAGTCCATATAAAAGGGCTTCAGCAGTGGGAGGACAACCGGGAACATAGATGTCGACTGGGACTATCCGATCACAACCTCGAACAACAGAATACGAGTAATGGTAGTACCCACCACCATTTGCACAGCTTCCCATGGATATAACCCACCTAGGCTCGGGCATTTGATCATAGACTCTGCGATGGAAAAATTTATACCAAGTGGCCAACTATTTGAAAACTTTGAAATATAACCCAATCAATTTTATTAATCGAATTAAACAGTAAATCATGATCCTGTGATTACATAAATAGAAGAATTCTTAGGCTAGAAACTAGACAGAAGAGAAACTCTCATTCCATGGGGAATAGTATCAGATGCTTAATGCTTTTATGCAAGAATAACGAATATGACTATGTATTCTCCAAATAAAATGAAATAAGAAAACAAGAACCGGAAAGCAGGACTGACTACAAAATAAAAGGCGCAACCAGCTTTCTCTCTTCCAAATAGTAACTCGCCTAATATAATTGTACCAGAGGACGCGTCCAAATCATTCTTATCTTCTTGGCAAAATATAAAACATTCTTATCTTGCAAGTATATGCCCCTTTTTTACTTCCTAAGCGTATCTAGGATATTCCGATCCCTCGAGCATATACTCAAAACGGCTATTAAGATAAATATATCGGTGGAATGCACTCAGGATTGCAACAATAACGCCGCTTTAAAGCCGAGATATACTTGATTTTAAAGTGTCAGGCACATGCGTAAATTTAAGCTTAGCACCCTTCTTTGAAGATTTAAGAAGAAGCACCAAATCAAAGATTCGAATGAATAAGGACAAGACAGTTAATAGATCCGGGAAAACAGGTTCCTGATGTATGGGAGTCGACTTCAGGACATAAGAATGAGATGAACTCTCGCAATGCCATCCATATAAATATTACTATAATACAGTAGCCTTGATAAATATTGAACCCAGAGACAAAAAAAGACAGGACTGAATTGATCTCAAACCTACCATAGTGTCTATTTTCATCTCAAACAAGCCAATTTTCCAAAAGTCTATCCCACAAAGAAGTTGCTTGCATACATCCCAATTCAATTGAATGGTAACCTTTTTATCGGCAGCTCTCTGATTTATGTAaaagaaatatcaatttttCCCAGAACGTGAATAGTGAAAATAAGGGCAATTTGTTCAGTTTGATTCTAGAGATGTTATAGCTCTGTGCAGTATCTTTTacaacatttttcttttttgtaCAATTAATTCTGATGAAACGTTGAAAAAACAGAGAAGAGCCGAGAAACTTAAAACTCGAATAGCTGCTAGTTCAACATAAAAGAACTTAACTTAATGGCATGTACTATACACAAAGAAAAATAAGAAAGGCAATTGCATACTGGATGAACTGCATACAGTACATAGCCAAGAAAGAAACTAAGGATCAAAGAGCCACTGGCAACATTCCTGTTGTTTTGCTCCTTGAAAAGTCAGCTCATCCTTAATTTCCTGAAAACAACTGGTTCTCATCTCATGAATACTAATTGCTTTAACCTGGAGGCTGGATCAAATGACCATATTTTTCAacgtattaatttttaaaaatatgcaTGACAAAATTTGGATACACAAGCACTTGGTTTTAAAAGTTCTTTACTAAGAAGAGCTTTTGTTTGAGTACGTTTTTTTTAAATCAGAAGCTCAAAGACGAAGTTAACCTGTTTCAAGCCATTTAAGATTTtttctttataaaaaaaatcacatcGAACCATTCTTCTTTTTCACGAGATGTCTTTGGTTTCGAGCTTTGGAAGAGCTGAGCTTGCTATATGTAGCTCTGAGGTTAACGAAGAACTTATTTGCTGCTGATATAGGGAGCGGCCTTGGTAAGAGGGGGAGATTTTTTTAGACCGTGGTGGTTCAATGTATTTGCTGGTTTGTTTGATTGGAAAAAATAGGAGAATTTTTGACGATATAGCGGATTCAGGTAAAGTATGTTCGGAAAAGATCAAGATGCAGGCTTCTACTTGGATTAGGAAGCATAAAGAGTTAGCTACATTTTAAGTTTCAGATCTAGTCAGAGATTGGAGCTTAATATATTGTTAATATGTCATGAGATCTAGGGGCTTCATGTGCGGATATCTTATCCACTTTTTGTAATTATTAcatgatttaaatataatataatattgtttACCATAAAAAAAATAGTCAACTCCTAATTCCAATCCAGATAAAAAGGACACTTAATATGTCACAAGGGCATTTGACACCCTGGGTGCTCCTTGTATAATCTAAAGAGATCTACTTCCCGTATAACCAACATAGGTTATGTACTACAAGCAGACCTATAAAAAATAACACGGGATCCAAAGATCCTATGGATGTGGAACATAGTGAGTACATTTCTGATTTAGCTTAGTCGATACCTGCTGCTCTATATAAACCAACTTTAAGCCCAATACGAGCAAATACAAAAAAGTCAGAAAGACCACATGTCCCATAACATTATACAAAGAACATGACTACGTCTACAAAGAAAATTACTTCTTCAAATATTGAGTTGCACTGAAAATGGGAACGAAAATGAAATGGCTTAAACTCCAACTTTGCTCTTTTCTCGGAAGCTAGCATGCAGAAACAAAGGGCCCTTTTACACATCCACGAATAGGAAAAGTTAACCCAAAGCTAATTTACAAAGCATAAAAGAGACTATACCATAACACAAGGTCAAACATCAATAATGCTTGAGACAATATCAATCTCAACAGATAAACCTAGCAATAAAAACTAAAGATTAGCCCCATCTGAAAGTGATTCAAAAACTCTTCATTCACCTGGAAGTAAAGAGACTCCAAATTTTAAGATTCCACATGTTTTACACGTGATGCTTTTTGCACTCTTCAGACACACTAATGTTTATTTTGCAGAAATGTAGGTACATAGCCAGCTGATCAACATAGAACATAAATGTTGAGCAAATATCGAAAACCATTGATTGACGGAACAAAACACAGACAGAGCAACTGAAAATTTAAGCAACTCAAATTATAGGTCACATAATTACCCACTACACTTCAATACAACGAACAACATTCAAAGCTTGAAAAGggggaaattaaataaaaacttgAGACTTACTTGCGAAGGGCAGGAGCCATCTTATTGGTGAGAGTTCCCGCAACAATCATGCAATCAGACTGTCTAGGGCTGGGCCTAAAAATGATCCCAAATCGATCCAAATCGTAGCGCGCGGCACCTGTGTGCATCATCTCGACGGCGCAACAGGCCAACCCAAACGTCATAGGCCATATAGATCCCCGACGAGCCCAATTCATTAAATCATCTACCTTGGATATCACAAATTCGGCCGCCTTTGGGAGGCCAGTCGGAGTAGATGTCGACGGCGGGGGGGCGGATCCGTAGCGCGCTGGCGCGGAGGAGGACTGTGCCGCAAGCGAAGGGAGGGTTGTATGAATGGACGCGATGGCGGAGCGGTGGTTATACGGTGCCGTTTGGGAGAGCACGCGGTGGACGTTTCGAGCTAGCTGCGCTGCCATATTTCTTGCTGCGGAGAAAGAAAGGTCAAAATACACCGGCTTTATGTCGATTCTCTATTTTTAACGTCCGGTGAGGAGAATACGGTTCTCTGCGCTGCTAGAGATAAATTTTATCGACTTTCAAAAGCGTTCCGTGTGGCACATGCATTACATGGACATAATATAACACAGAAATATTATGTAAACTAGACACGTgtgttattttaaatttgatcaaataatactaaataataaacacgaaattattttcaatttaaaagaaTTGTTCGATTTAAAAATGGAGGTTTTGTTTAAATTGTTTATATGTAAAATATGAGGTGATTTGATAAGGTTTTTAGTAAGATGAGAAGGATAATTATAGAATTACATAATTTGATGTAGTAGTTACTCTAAAAATCTCAcactaaataatataatataatatagtgtaTATATAATGAAAAAATCAAAAAAGATATTAtgagtaaaagttaatattattttttttattacaactcAAGTAGCGAGGAGGATCGAACCGGAGAGGGTTTTAAGCTTGGAGTTTCGTTGTCTTTCATTGGTGGGAACTGTGATTGTGTGTTTGTTATGTTGCAGACTTAATTATTACATCGTCCCCTCATATCCAAATTTGTGACCAGCTTAATCCATTGGTCTTCTTTAATTTTCATCACCCTAGGACCTACAAGAGTTTCTTCCTTGTTGATTGTAGATTGATTCACAGGTTCTAAGCAATTGTTTCTTTGATTGATACATTACAGGATGCTTTTGCGGCTCATATATTCCTCTCGTGTTTAGTATAGTATCGGTGCCTATATATTCTCATCAAGTCAGGCCGAGGAAACAGAAACGCGCAGAACAGTTGAAATTGAACTTGACTTAATTTGGCTTCAACTTTTTAACATTTTCATCTCTCTATTAAGAAAGAACAAGAACAATATGTTCAAGATTGATTAATCTATATATATTCTAAATAACTAATTGATACATCAAACATCGAAAtatgaaatatatttatttgagttCCACTCTAGTTTTGATAAATTCAAACTTCGCGGACGAGTACAGAATACACATTAAACATTAAAGATCTGCTTCCAAGTACTCTATAGGACCAAGCATCTTATTTCTTAATTTTCTTGGTGTACCAAGCAGCAGCAGCTTATTTCCAATGAGTTATGGGTCTTTCTTTGATGTGATGCATAATTTATtaaccacaacaacaaaaaatagtGGTAGTATCATCAGCCCATTTTTGTGACAGCAGCATGCATTGCATCTGCAAGATGTGGCACGGTCTTTGTACTCAGCCCAGCCATGCTAATTCGCCTGCACAAGCAACAATATTCACATGTGTCTTAACAGAATTCATCGTTTGAAATGCCATGGGCGCGGGGAATAGATAGGATAGCAGAATACGATATTGAGTAGCCGCAAACTtccaataaataatttttacccaTCGGATGTCATGTAGATGTGGTATTCTTTTGTCATGAAGGCTACTTGTTCCGAATTAAGTCCAGTGAATGTAAACATCCCAATCTGCTTGATAATGTGACTCCAGTCACCAGGTGTATCTGTCAGCATCAAATGGAACGTGCCAAATAAATATCAATGCAAACCACCTTCTAAATACTCGAAGAGATGCAATGCTTAGATTTTTATCCTCTTAAATAACACTATATAGCTAGCACTTTTCCTAGCAGAAAGCCTGGGTTGAGTTAGTGATTGTAATGGGAGGTGAAAAGACACATGAAAGCGAAGCCGAGTTCCACAAAAGATGCAACAAAACCTCCTCATCTAATTTTCCATATCTTAAAAATAGATGTTATAGCTTCAAATTTAGACAAGGAATACTAAGGTCACAGGTACCATAATGATTGGCTCCACtcacaagtttttgtttttttttttttgaagtactCCGGTCACAAGATTTGATGTAATAGAATCATAATGACAGAAGGAATCCAAAATTGCATTTCTAAATTAGATGGGTTTGCAGGTGCTACCAATTGTCATATAGTTTGTCCAGACAATAATTAAAGCTCACGCAGAGTGAAAGATGGGAAGTGCAACTGACAACGAAGTGTGGGGTCTCCCCATGAGGAGAGAAGATAAAAAATCAGAGAGAAATCAAATCTTAAATACCTCTAGCATGTAAAGCATCTAGAAGCTGGTGGCGCATGCTAATAATTCGATCAGCCATCGCTTTAAGCTCAATTGTCCACTCTTGAAACATAGAACTGCACGTTCGTAAAATCAGTGACCTCATGTTAGTAAAAACATCCACTCACCAGGTACATTTTTTCTTTTACATTTTGTACATTCATGTAAAATATGTATAATTCTCCATTTAAAAACACAAGAGCTCAAAAATTTTATGGTACATTGCATATGCTACAACAGTAAACTACCACAATTCATACCTGTCCTTGAGGATAGTTCCCACAATTGACGCGCCATGAATGGGTGGGTTTGAATACATTGGCCTGATCACCAGCTTCAACTGACTCTCCACCCTACCTGCCACATCCGCAGTTCGGCAAACCTGGAAAAATTTTCTGGAATGATAATTCCTCCACACTCATGTTTACTGTACTTGATCACCTCACATATGCAGATATAGTACTAACTGAATTATTTtagttcatataatgaaatgcTTATTTTGGATATTGGTGCTTGAAGCCTTCTAGAGGCTAGAAATGCTTTGGGCTATTTTATCCATTCCGCTTCAGTTTTGAATTTGCTCGAACATCTATATGAGTGCAATACTAATTGCAAGCTGatctttgaataaaaaataaaagaaaaaggaaaacagACAACGCTAAGGATGAAATGCATTCTCACTATACTTTATTATTTTCATGCAGCAACACAATATTCAGCATCAAGCAATGACACAATAAGCAGCATTAGAGGCCAACCTCAAAAATAGGTTTTCTCATACTCAAAGAGATCAGTGTTTTTCCAGTAATACTGGAAAGAAAATGGAGATGCTGTTCAACATAGTGGAGAATCGATCGATCGGTTCTCACAAAGTTAATATTTGAATGGTGCCATGCTCAGATGATTACATGAGGAAAAAATCAAGCCATTTGCCTCTTTCTTTGATTAGCATTTCAAAATTGCTAACACAGAGAAGACCGAGGGAAGTTGCATATGGCACTTCttttaatgttaaaaaattCAATGAAGTGTGTGATCACAACAAAATCAAATCTGTTGACAAAGTAATTGTATTTCGAACTTACAATGCTTAGGGCACCAACACGCTCCCCATACAGCCCCAAGTTTTTAGCATAACTTTGAGCCACAAGACATTCACCCCCATCTGCTACAAACATCCGAACAGGCTGTGCATCTGAATCCAAGTTTCCACTTGCAAAACCCTAAAGCAATTGAATTTAAATTAatgcatgcataaaaaaaaaatttaatgcatGCATGGATACTTCAGACCAGTCTGACTCAAATTTAGATGCtataaatataatttcaaaTTCCATAGACGATGTTTCAATCACCTGGTAAGCACTATCAAAGAAAGGCAGCAATGCCTTTGATCTCATCAACTTTCTAATCTGCTCCCACTGTTGGGTAGTAGGATCGACCCCTGTTGGATTATGAGCACATGCATGGAGAAGCACTATGGCTCCAGAAGGAGCAGATCCAAGGTCTTCCACCAAGCCTGTCGTTTTAACATACCTACAGATCTTAGATATCATCCAAACAAACAAGAGATCCATGTGGCAAAGCAGTGATGAGCTTACACATTTCTATATCGATGAAACAATGAGTAAATGACAGTTCAATAAAGAACTTCAGCGCAAGTTAGATTTACACTTTGTCTTGTGTAATAACTTGACAGAGACATTCCCACAGTTTAGGATTAGGAAACAGAGATATATGGTCATctattaattaaaacacactATTAGAACATTATCCGATGCGGTTTTCAACTAAAAACACTCCAACAAAAAAGTTACTGGAcacattttaatgcatgttttgttttacTGATCAGGAGCCACACTAACTAGATGCACTGCAAGGTAAACATCAGTTTAACAGCCGCTATTGTCTTCCACAACCAAGGAGGCAAAGTAAAGTATGGCAGCCAAACTCGAACCCCAGGTGCAAAAGCAGTACATTTTATTTATGAGAGAATATCTACAAACCTTGGAAATCAAGTCCACGAGTTGCAGGATCATAGTAGCGATAAGTCTTTACAGATAATCCAGCCAAACCAAAAACTTTGGGGTGGTTTCCCCACGTTGGCACTGGAATATATATGGTACGCTGCAAACACATAGGCAATGGCTAAATGACAACTGAATTCAGAAGAATTTAAGTAAAGCTAAACCTAGAGAACTTCAACTTACTTGATGATAGTGCCGGGCCAAAAATTCACCACCAACCCTCAGCGAGCCAGTACCAGATAAGCACTGAACAGTTGTGACCCTGTTTTCTCGAATAGCGGGACTATTTGCAAGAAAACAAAGAAAGTGATTCATAATGATATACTATTTTACAAGTCCAATGGAAGGAAACCCGAGCAAGGACAGAGAGCCATCAGTGACCAATCAGGCTCAG is a window encoding:
- the LOC140814040 gene encoding NADH dehydrogenase [ubiquinone] iron-sulfur protein 7, mitochondrial-like; translation: MAAQLARNVHRVLSQTAPYNHRSAIASIHTTLPSLAAQSSSAPARYGSAPPPSTSTPTGLPKAAEFVISKVDDLMNWARRGSIWPMTFGLACCAVEMMHTGAARYDLDRFGIIFRPSPRQSDCMIVAGTLTNKMAPALRKVYDQMPEPRWVISMGSCANGGGYYHYSYSVVRGCDRIVPVDIYVPGCPPTAEALLYGLLQLQKKINRRKDFLHWWTK
- the LOC140814081 gene encoding aspartate aminotransferase, cytoplasmic, with the translated sequence MNKGDISASPTDRRLTTLARHLQSSPMDSADQSLHVSPTSASVFHHLVQAPEDPILGVTVAYNKDPSPVKLNLGVGAYRTEEGKPLVLNVVRKAEQMLVNDSSRVKEYLPIVGLADFNKLSAKLILGADSPAIRENRVTTVQCLSGTGSLRVGGEFLARHYHQRTIYIPVPTWGNHPKVFGLAGLSVKTYRYYDPATRGLDFQGLVEDLGSAPSGAIVLLHACAHNPTGVDPTTQQWEQIRKLMRSKALLPFFDSAYQGFASGNLDSDAQPVRMFVADGGECLVAQSYAKNLGLYGERVGALSIVCRTADVAGRVESQLKLVIRPMYSNPPIHGASIVGTILKDSSMFQEWTIELKAMADRIISMRHQLLDALHARDTPGDWSHIIKQIGMFTFTGLNSEQVAFMTKEYHIYMTSDGRISMAGLSTKTVPHLADAMHAAVTKMG